A window of Pseudochaenichthys georgianus chromosome 19, fPseGeo1.2, whole genome shotgun sequence genomic DNA:
GAAATGGGGTGGACAAACACTTCTTAGTACAACACATTACAAATCTGAATTAGAACTATGTTCACTCAGGAACAGTTCTTTTGTTTCCTAAAACCAGCAGGTCGGCCAGTAGGTGGTGCTGTTGTGTAAGTCATTACATAAATCCTATGGAAGTTGCCAATTGAACCAAAGGTTTAAGACTGATCAGTGCATTCTCACCGTTGACTTAGTGTAATGAAAAGATTCCTCTCAGCCCATATGTCCTTGGGAACACCAACAACCTTTCTTGTTTAATTTATGAAAATGACTTTTTAAAGGCTAATCGCTACATATTTTTGTTCAGGTAGAAGTGATGAAAGTTGGTCAATTACTTTCTCAGTCCAAACCCTTGATTTACCCACAGAATAGTTGCCATGAAAAGTATTTTCAAGGTCCTTTAAGGGTAAAtgctatttatttaaatgactcGTTGAACTTTCCTCTAGTGTCAATATCAGACCAATAGTACAAAAGACACCTTAACATAAAATTGACCGTTATAAAGTGTAATTAGCATTTTCGTGTTCCCTTGCGAATGATCACTTTCCTCCAGTGTAACCGTCAAGTTAAGTTATATACTAATTCAATAAGTTATTTACTAATTGACAATTTAAAATCTTGCATAGTGTtatttgaatatgttttacatttgatgttacattttaagaaatttgATACATGTAAATGTAAAATTAAACCCTTTAAGAATCTTGATTAACCAATAAAGTGCTAAATAAACCCCTGAGCAAACCAGGCAGCTACTGATATTATTGATTAATTTCTAAGTTTCATAAGGCCTGAGCCGAGCTAAGagctgagtgtttgtgtgtgtgtgtgtatgggtcaGCCTCGGAGGAAGACCATAGTGACAGCTCGTGTTTCGCCTGTATCCTGCTAAGCCATGGCGAGGAGGGCATGATCTACGGGACAGACGGAGCCATGCCCATCAAGTCCATGACCTCATTGTTCAGGGGCGACATGTGCAAAAGCTTAGTCGGAAAGCCAAAACTCTTCTTCATCCAGGTACGGAGTTCCGAAGCCTTTTACTAATAAATGACGGTGTGATATAAAAGAAAGTGTGGCAGATTTGTCGAAGAAGTCACTTTAACAGTTCTTAAAGTGAGAAGTCAATGTCTTTTAGGTGCTCCCCACGGACAGATGATAGCTTTTGTGTCAAATCTTGCccgcttttaaaaacagttaatTTGTAATTGCTTCACCAGGTCATCGTTGAGAAAGCTACTCAGGATCACAATGAAATGTCATTTCATTTACTTCACCAGGCTTGCCGGGGTTCTGAATTTGACGACGGTATACAGACAGATTCGGGTCCGCCCAACGATACCCTGGAGACCGATGCTAATCCCAGACATAAGATCCCTGTGGAGGCAGATTTCCTCTTTGCCTACTCCACTGTGCCAGGTAAATATCAATAAATACTTGACTTGTGTATCTGTCACACACCTGTGCTGTGGTTTCAGTGCTGACTCATGTTGGTGTTGCAGGGTATTACTCATGGAGGAACCCAGGGCGCGGCTCCTGGTTCGTCCAGGCGCTCTGCACCGTCCTCAACGAGTTCGGCAAGCAGCTGGAGATAATGCAGATCCTGACCCGGGTCAACTACATGGTGGCCACCAGCTTTGAGTCCTGGTCCGAAGACCCCCGCTTCAGCGAGAAGAAGCAGATTCCCTGCGTGGTCTCCATGCTGACAAAAGAACTGTATTTCAACTGAGCGCACTGTATGACATCACAGACTGACCGACTGTTTCAGGTACCGCCTTAACGGTCAAAGCATTCAGGGATCATTCAGGCCCAGCAGGAGATAGTTGGGCCCGGAAAAAACAAGCACTCcgcttaaaaaaaaatatttaaagtggCACTCCGCGTTCATGTGCTGATGGTGaaacttcttcctcttcttcaggTTATTCTTCGGGAATAATGGCGTCAcatttgaactgatctttttttgaCAGGCATGTGAAATATCAATGTTATTCCACCAGCCCGGAAAATGTGCTGCCACTTTTTGTGGGTTGGGGGAAAATCATATCTGAATATGTGTCTCTCCATTTTCCAGCATAGATTTTGAAAGGCTCTTGCATTTATTACATGAAATGGGTTTTGAATAACTGAAATAATTTGCATTTAGGGTTCTGAGAGAAGTCTCTCCAGAAATAGATGATATCCTGTCTGAGGCAGTCACCATTACAACGTTGAATCCAGGTGAATGTTTAAAAGCCTATAGAAAGTGTATTGAATAGAGTGATTGATTACAAAATCCTTTGATTGCCATAGGAGAGATGAAAGAGCCTCTGGAGGGACATCTGGAAAATGGATCAGATCATTTTCAGCTATTTGTGTTTCCACGTTTTCAGCTGTCAATTGTCAGAAAAACAGACGACAAAAAAGGCAACACTCCTCCGAGCAGAAACGTGACGGTGCGTTTGCCAAAGGCTCGGTGTTTCCGCCTTCCTAGCACGTTTCTGTTGGTAGCTGCATGCTGGCATCCTCAGGTTCTTTAATGTCCCAGGAAGTGgggtaatgtaatgttaaagaATGTCATACACGTACTGCTAGGAAGGTGTGATCTTTTGCTGTGTAGTGATTAGTTCTGAGATTTTGGGTCAAGTGCATAGTAAATAGTCCACTCCCACAAAGATTATTTGCAATTAGCCAGTTTT
This region includes:
- the casp7 gene encoding caspase-7, whose protein sequence is MAAGEPAGETALETQDEERNLSGDETDARPDRRGRFLLFGSKKNKDGQNREQDYSSESHYRIVSPTFQYKMSHQRVGKCIIINNKNFDEKTGMNVRNGTDRDAGELFKCFKSLGFDVFIYNDQTCEKMERLLKEASEEDHSDSSCFACILLSHGEEGMIYGTDGAMPIKSMTSLFRGDMCKSLVGKPKLFFIQACRGSEFDDGIQTDSGPPNDTLETDANPRHKIPVEADFLFAYSTVPGYYSWRNPGRGSWFVQALCTVLNEFGKQLEIMQILTRVNYMVATSFESWSEDPRFSEKKQIPCVVSMLTKELYFN